A genomic segment from Brienomyrus brachyistius isolate T26 chromosome 9, BBRACH_0.4, whole genome shotgun sequence encodes:
- the septin7b gene encoding septin 7b, protein MGNHNKTRSYTQTVDGRKIRTFNLTTRTQTSRGVARETIARCQASNCYSPSSKCAARPPICSTPPALPLRYVRKVTYFGQNRGSRRGCVRIVAGLVTEEATDVNNMVLTGFHTTVTDQTVFHCPFTPPPGLDVAASLLLPVAQQKNLEGYVGFANLPNQVYRKSVKRGFEFTLMVVGESGLGKSTLINSLFLTDLYSSEYPGPSHRIKQTVQVEQSKVLVKEGGVQLLLTIVDTPGFGDAVDNSNCWQPVIDHIDSKFEDYLNAESRVNRRQMPDSRVHCCLYFIAPSGHGLKPLDIEFMKRLHEKVNIIPLIAKADTLTPEECQQFKKQIMREIQEHKIKIYEFPEVDDEEESKLVKKIKDRLPLAVVGSNTTVEVNGKRVRGRQYPWGVAEVENGEHCDFTILRNMLIRTHMQDLKDVTNNVHYENYRSRKLAAVTYNGVENDKNKSQLTKLDTVEGISPLAQMEEERREHVTKMKKMEMEMEQVFEMKVKEKIQKLKDSEAELQRRHEQMKKNLEAQHKELEEKRRQLEEDKSNWETQRQLEQQKLDATRTLEKNKKKGKIF, encoded by the exons ATGGGCAACCATAACAAGACTCGTTCATACACTCAAACTGTAGATGGCAGGAAGATTCGCACTTTCAATCTGACTACAAG GACTCAAACATCTCGTGGTGTGGCTCGAGAGACTATCGCGAGATGTCAAGCTTCGAATTGCTATTCACCAAGCAGTAAGTGCGCTGCTCGGCCCCCCATTTGCTCAACGCCGCCAGCGCTGCCTCTGCGCTACGTGAGGAAAGTGACGTATTTTGGTCAGAATCGAGGGAGCCGCCGTGGGTGCGTGAGGATTGTAGCTGGGCTGGTTACTGAGGAGGCTACGGACGTCAACAACATGG TTCTCACTGGATTTCACACAACTGTGACTGATCAAACGGTGTTCCACTGCCCTTTCACGCCGCCCCCTGGCCTGGATGTCGCTGCGTCTCTGCTGCTCCCTGTAGCT CAACAGAAAAATCTGGAAGGATATGTTGGCTTTGCAAACCTTCCCAACCAGGTGTACAGAAAGTCTGTCAAGAGAGGCTTTGAATTCACACTCATGGTCGTAG GGGAATCTGGCCTGGGGAAGTCAACACTTATCAACTCGCTCTTCCTGACGGATTTGTATTCCTCCGAATACCCTGGTCCCTCGCATAGAATCAAGCAAACTGTACAG GTGGAACAGTCCAAAGTTTTGGTAAAGGAGGGAGGAGTCCAGCTTCTGCTTACAATAGTTGACACCCCAGGATTTGGTGATGCCGTGGACAACAGTAACTG CTGGCAGCCGGTCATCGACCACATCGACAGCAAGTTCGAGGACTACCTTAATGCAGAGTCCCGCGTCAACAGGCGACAGATGCCTGACAGCAGAGTGCACTGCTGCCTCTACTTCATCGCCCCCTCAGGACATGG ACTGAAGCCATTGGATATCGAATTCATGAAACGGTTACATGAGAAAGTAAACATCATTCCCCTCATCGCCAAGGCTGATACACTCACTCCCGAGGAGTGCCAGCAGTTCAAGAAGCag ATTATGCGAGAAATCCAAGAGCACAAGATCAAAATCTACGAGTTCCCAGAGGTGGATGACGAGGAGGAGAGTAAGCTGGTGAAAAAGATCAAG GACCGCTTGCCTCTGGCTGTCGTCGGTAGCAACACTACCGTAGAGGTCAACGGCAAGCGGGTTCGGGGGCGGCAGTATCCCTGGGGCGTGGCTGAAG TGGAGAACGGGGAGCATTGTGACTTCACTATCCTACGAAACATGCTGATCAG GACCCACATGCAGGACCTGAAGGACGTGACCAACAACGTTCACTATGAGAACTACAGGAGCAGGAAGCTGGCGGCCGTCACTTACAACGGCGTCGAGAACGACAAGAACAAGAGCCAGCTCACCAA aCTTGACACAGTTGAAGGCAT AAGCCCACTGGCCCAGATGGAGGAAGAACGCAGGGAGCATGTGACCAAGATGAAGAAGATGGAGATGGAAATGGAGCAGGTCTTTGAGATGAAGGTCAAGGAGAAGATACAGAAGCTGAAGGACTCTGAGGCAGAG CTGCAGCGACGCCATGAGCAGATGAAAAAGAACCTGGAGGCTCAGCacaaggagctggaggagaagcGCCGCCAACTCGAAGAGGATAAGAGCAACTGGGAGACGCAGCGGCAGCTGGAGCAGCAGAAACTGGACGCCACCAG GACCTTGGAAAAGAACAAAAAGAAGGGAAAAATCTTTTAA